Proteins found in one uncultured Desulfuromonas sp. genomic segment:
- a CDS encoding EAL domain-containing protein has product MIENKLTSSTRTHKLFRHWRSFVAPFIGAALVCVISYIQKVKWGGDLPYDLEGYATPALVGWVAGSLVSVGIWRSRELMFRLQHTSMALKEQAEKKSHILNAVGVGICEFDVDGLCCYANREACRMLGYSSVEMSGKNILALFRYHDRSGQDVTLEPLWAHRKSDNQSRDTLYKEILWQREHEMIATEICIYPALNVKDGGILVFRDTSVRRAMQSKINFLESCDPLTQLNNKKTFMSELSTMIDRVRNQNVRYALFLVDIDRFQTLYDTLGSYASDQLLIQFAYFLQGTVSDQDVVARIGGDRFAVLKKVSAEQEARCFAQWLVTESQSFELPWHLENVTLTVSIGVKIIEPGDESVDDVFLGAEKSCGQAKAEGRSRFKVYNPLAPVYRKLNRQIRALPFIREALQDDLFFLRRQKICPIGNVATHDDCYEVLLSMQLADGSSLAPEEFLTAAERYDLMPSIDRWVINHCFDWLEEDDERWQSLDFMAINLSGKSFNDPTFLAYLEAKLQRAKFPAQKICFEITETAAVENEARSVAFIHRIKRFGCRFALDDFGSGMSSFRYLKNFPVDLIKIDGSFVVDMVENELSREIVTSIHNIASALGLKTVAEHAENQQTLHALEEIGVDFVQGFVIEKPTVFCVGQAVDSPEPLAHCH; this is encoded by the coding sequence GTGATCGAAAATAAACTAACATCCTCAACACGAACCCATAAATTGTTTCGCCATTGGCGCAGTTTTGTGGCGCCTTTTATCGGTGCAGCCCTGGTTTGTGTCATCTCTTATATTCAAAAAGTCAAATGGGGTGGTGATCTTCCTTATGATCTGGAAGGCTACGCGACACCGGCTTTGGTCGGGTGGGTGGCGGGCTCCCTTGTCAGTGTCGGTATCTGGCGTTCTCGGGAATTGATGTTTCGGCTGCAGCACACCTCCATGGCCTTGAAAGAACAGGCGGAAAAAAAGAGTCACATCCTCAATGCGGTGGGTGTGGGGATCTGTGAATTCGATGTGGATGGCCTTTGTTGTTATGCTAATCGCGAAGCGTGCCGGATGCTCGGGTACAGCTCTGTTGAAATGAGCGGTAAAAATATTTTAGCTCTGTTTCGTTATCATGATCGTTCTGGGCAGGATGTGACCCTTGAGCCCCTGTGGGCCCACCGAAAGTCCGATAACCAGTCGCGCGATACCCTCTATAAAGAAATTCTTTGGCAAAGAGAGCATGAGATGATCGCCACGGAAATTTGTATTTATCCGGCATTGAATGTAAAAGATGGCGGGATTCTGGTTTTTCGTGACACGTCAGTACGCCGGGCAATGCAGTCTAAAATTAATTTTCTGGAGAGTTGCGATCCTCTTACCCAACTCAACAACAAAAAGACCTTTATGTCCGAGTTGTCCACGATGATTGACCGGGTCCGTAACCAAAATGTAAGATATGCCCTGTTTCTGGTTGATATTGACCGTTTTCAAACGCTCTACGATACGTTGGGAAGCTATGCAAGCGATCAGTTGCTGATTCAGTTTGCCTATTTTTTACAGGGAACCGTTTCTGACCAGGATGTCGTTGCGCGAATCGGTGGTGATCGCTTTGCTGTGCTGAAAAAGGTGTCTGCCGAACAGGAAGCACGTTGTTTTGCGCAATGGCTGGTTACCGAATCCCAGTCTTTTGAGTTACCTTGGCATCTCGAAAATGTGACTTTGACCGTCAGTATCGGGGTGAAAATTATTGAACCCGGCGATGAGTCTGTCGACGATGTGTTCCTTGGTGCAGAGAAATCGTGTGGGCAGGCCAAAGCGGAGGGGCGCAGTCGCTTCAAAGTATACAATCCCCTTGCCCCGGTGTATCGCAAGCTGAATCGCCAGATCCGTGCGTTGCCGTTTATCCGTGAAGCCCTGCAGGATGATCTGTTTTTTCTGCGACGACAAAAAATCTGCCCCATCGGTAATGTCGCGACTCACGATGATTGTTATGAAGTGTTATTGTCGATGCAATTGGCCGATGGCAGCAGTCTGGCCCCGGAAGAGTTTTTGACCGCTGCCGAACGCTATGATTTGATGCCGTCGATTGATCGTTGGGTGATAAATCATTGTTTTGACTGGCTTGAAGAGGATGATGAACGTTGGCAGTCTCTTGATTTTATGGCGATTAACCTGTCGGGGAAAAGTTTCAACGACCCGACTTTCCTGGCGTATCTGGAAGCGAAATTACAACGTGCGAAGTTCCCTGCGCAAAAGATCTGTTTTGAAATTACCGAAACCGCTGCAGTGGAGAATGAAGCGCGCAGTGTCGCCTTTATCCATCGTATTAAACGGTTTGGCTGCCGTTTCGCTCTGGACGATTTCGGCAGTGGCATGTCGTCGTTTCGCTATTTGAAAAACTTTCCTGTTGATTTGATCAAGATAGACGGCAGCTTTGTCGTCGATATGGTAGAAAATGAGCTGTCACGGGAAATTGTTACCTCCATTCATAATATTGCCTCAGCCCTTGGGCTGAAGACCGTCGCTGAACATGCCGAGAATCAACAGACCCTGCACGCGTTGGAGGAGATCGGGGTTGATTTTGTCCAAGGCTTTGTGATCGAAAAGCCCACAGTGTTTTGTGTCGGCCAAGCTGTCGATTCCCCCGAGCCCTTGGCTCACTGCCACTAA
- the rpsU gene encoding 30S ribosomal protein S21 has translation MQQEGLFREMKKRRYYEKPSARRKRKQKESLQRERKRQRKLGRLD, from the coding sequence CTGCAACAGGAAGGGTTATTTCGTGAAATGAAGAAAAGGCGCTATTACGAAAAACCCAGTGCCAGACGAAAGCGCAAGCAAAAAGAGTCCCTGCAACGTGAACGGAAACGGCAACGTAAACTCGGCCGGCTCGATTAA